One stretch of Streptomyces sp. 135 DNA includes these proteins:
- a CDS encoding ABC transporter permease, giving the protein MNVTDGTHATDSAHGTRGVTTLKPSRLSLADTLRVGAVGLRARRARVVLSALGIAIGIATMVAVVGLSQSSRSDLMAKLDRLGTNLLTAEAGKDPLGQEVRLPKEAVAMVERIGPVRHATATADVDARIRRSDVVPEERTAGVTTQAARTDLLEALNASVARGGWLTEASERLPVTVLGAVAADRLGVTDPGEKIMMDDEYVVVVGILDPVELVPNLDRVALVGFPAAEKYFDFDGHPTTVFERSSDAAVEDVREVLARTVSPGAEGSVKVSRPSDALAASAAADKGLTTLMLGLGAVALLVGGVGVANTMVISVLERRAEIGLRRALGATRNAIRLQFLTESLLLSALGGAAGAVLGTAATYGFALAQGWTPVVPPWSLTAGFGATLLIGVTAGLYPAVRAARLHPTVALSVP; this is encoded by the coding sequence ATGAACGTAACCGACGGAACCCACGCAACCGACAGCGCCCACGGAACCCGCGGAGTCACCACCCTGAAGCCGTCCCGGCTCTCCCTCGCGGACACCCTCCGCGTCGGCGCCGTCGGCCTGCGCGCCCGCCGCGCGCGTGTCGTCCTGTCCGCCCTCGGCATCGCGATCGGCATCGCCACGATGGTCGCCGTCGTCGGCCTCTCCCAGTCCAGCAGGTCCGACCTGATGGCGAAGCTCGACCGGCTCGGCACGAACCTCCTGACCGCCGAGGCCGGCAAGGACCCCCTCGGCCAGGAGGTCCGGCTCCCCAAGGAGGCGGTGGCGATGGTGGAGCGCATCGGGCCGGTCCGGCACGCCACGGCGACGGCGGACGTCGACGCCCGCATCCGCCGCAGCGACGTGGTCCCCGAGGAGCGGACGGCAGGCGTGACGACCCAGGCCGCCCGCACCGACCTGCTGGAGGCCCTGAACGCGAGCGTGGCCCGGGGCGGTTGGCTCACCGAGGCCAGTGAGCGGCTGCCCGTGACGGTCCTCGGCGCGGTCGCGGCGGACCGCCTCGGCGTCACGGACCCGGGCGAGAAGATCATGATGGACGACGAGTACGTGGTCGTCGTGGGCATCCTGGACCCCGTCGAACTGGTCCCGAACCTCGACCGCGTCGCGCTCGTCGGCTTCCCGGCGGCGGAGAAGTACTTCGACTTCGACGGCCACCCCACCACGGTCTTCGAGCGCTCGTCCGACGCCGCCGTCGAGGACGTACGCGAGGTCCTGGCCCGCACGGTCAGCCCCGGCGCCGAGGGATCCGTGAAGGTCTCCCGCCCCTCGGACGCGCTGGCCGCGAGCGCGGCGGCCGACAAGGGCCTGACGACGCTGATGCTGGGCCTCGGCGCGGTGGCGCTCCTGGTCGGTGGCGTCGGCGTCGCCAACACCATGGTGATCTCGGTACTCGAACGCCGCGCGGAGATCGGCCTGCGGCGCGCGCTGGGCGCCACGAGGAACGCGATCCGCCTCCAGTTCCTGACGGAGTCCCTGCTCCTGTCGGCGCTCGGCGGCGCGGCGGGCGCGGTGCTCGGCACGGCGGCGACCTACGGCTTCGCCCTCGCCCAGGGCTGGACACCGGTGGTCCCGCCCTGGTCCCTGACGGCGGGCTTCGGCGCGACGCTGCTCATCGGCGTGACCGCGGGCCTCTACCCGGCGGTCCGCGCCGCCCGCCTGCACCCCACGGTCGCGCTGAGCGTCCCGTGA
- a CDS encoding ABC transporter ATP-binding protein, with the protein MTSESAAPACAPPPVIELRDVTKSYAGGVHALRGVTLTVRAGELLAIVGPSGSGKSTALNVIGTLDKPTSGTVRVAGHDVGALSDARLSALRARHIGFVFQHFHLAAGRDALDNVADGLLYAGVGPKARRARAREALERVRLGHRVGHRPGELSGGEKQRVAIARALVGEPSVLLADEPTGALDTASGEVVMDLLHELNRTGTTICVITHDHDTAASLPRRVRFRDGEITADSGTHRRTAGEAR; encoded by the coding sequence ATGACCTCCGAGTCCGCCGCGCCCGCATGCGCACCACCTCCCGTCATCGAGCTGCGGGACGTCACCAAGTCGTACGCCGGCGGGGTGCACGCCCTGCGCGGGGTGACCCTCACCGTCCGCGCGGGCGAACTCCTCGCGATCGTCGGCCCGTCGGGCTCCGGCAAGTCGACGGCGCTCAACGTCATCGGCACGCTGGACAAGCCCACCTCGGGCACGGTCCGCGTCGCGGGACACGACGTCGGCGCCCTGTCGGACGCCCGGCTCTCCGCCCTGCGCGCCCGCCACATCGGCTTCGTCTTCCAGCACTTCCACCTGGCGGCGGGCCGCGACGCGCTCGACAACGTCGCGGACGGGCTGCTGTACGCGGGCGTGGGCCCGAAGGCCCGCCGTGCCCGCGCCCGCGAGGCCCTGGAGCGGGTGCGCCTAGGGCACCGCGTCGGCCACCGGCCGGGCGAACTCTCCGGCGGCGAGAAGCAGCGCGTGGCGATCGCCCGCGCGCTGGTGGGGGAGCCGTCCGTGCTCCTCGCGGACGAGCCGACGGGCGCCCTGGACACGGCGTCGGGGGAGGTCGTCATGGACCTGCTGCACGAGCTGAACAGGACGGGCACGACGATCTGCGTGATCACGCACGACCACGACACGGCCGCTTCCCTGCCGCGCCGCGTCCGCTTCCGCGACGGCGAGATCACCGCCGACAGCGGCACACACCGTCGTACGGCAGGTGAGGCGAGATGA